AGCCGGGGTCGCCTGTAAATCCTGCATCTTCTGCGGCAGCAACGATGGCGGACAATGCTTCGGTGCTATCAACGGCACAGGCATCGAAACGCGCGCCTTCTTCATCGATTGCAAAGCGTGTGGTGAATGGAGAAATGACAGGTCGCGGTGCCGTTAGATCGACCGTAACCCAGACATTTGTCGGTTTATTGCGGGACAGGTTGCTTTCCAGTTCCGCTTTTTCCAGTTCGGAATCGGTGATTGCATTCACAAGCACACGTTTCGACGAAACAGAGATTTTCGAGCGCGGCAAATCAGACAAGGCGCGCAGCGCATAGTTCAGGGCGGGTTGCCACGTTTCGGGAACTGGATAATCCGCAACTTCGAGCAGATCAGTGACGTCTTGGCCGTCTGCGATGTCCGCGATCCGTTCAGCCAGCGCTTCGCGGTCGGTATCGGCGGGGATTAGCCCAATCAAGGATACGCCGCTGTCGTTGCGCAGAATTTCAATCGCAAATTCGGGCGGCGCGATGGACTGCGAATCAATCACGTCCATGTTGTCGATGACGCGGCTGGCGTCCACGATGCTCCCTGCGGCGGAAATAGCGCGGAACCGAACAGCTTCGGATGGGGCTTGGCCTTCCAGCACAACTTGCAGTCCATCACTGACCACAGAAGCCCAGTCATGCCCTTGATCTATTAGGACTTCACGCACGCCCACGACGGACCGTTCTTCGATGAATGTAACCGCGGCCCGCGCAGAGACGACGCAGACGCCAGCGGCGGCTGCAAAAACGACGAGGCGGGTGAATAAGGCAGATAGACGCATTACTTTTGAAATTTTCTCATATTTGCATCAACTGCATAGGCCCCAAATGCCTAAGGTTCAATCAAAGGAAAAACGCGACGGCGAAAAAGACCAGCGGGATTAAGCCTGCGTTCCGGTTTGACCGGAATAGCATCAGCAACCTGTCGTTGTCGTCAGGGTCGAACCGGCCCAATTGCCACATCAGGTGCCAACCCATCGCCCAAGGCCCGCCAAGAGCGACGACAAGCGACAAGAACGACCGATCAATGGTCGCAATGACAACGGCAAGTCCCAGCAAAAGGACTGTCCCGATCAGGAAATATCGTAGCCAGGTTCTGGTATTATCACCAAACAAACGGGCCGTTGACTTAACCCCGATCAGCGCGTCGTCTTCAGTGTCTTGATGTGCATAGATGGTGTCGTAGAACAACGTCCACGATATCCCAGCGACATACAAGACGACCGCCGGCCAGCCTAAGCTGCCTGTTGACGCGGCCCATGCCAGCAGCGCGCCCCAGTTGAATGCAAGACCCAGAAACACCTGCGGCCACCATGTGAACCGTTTTGCGAATGGATAGATGGCGACAGGAATAATAGACAAGAACCCCAGTCCGATTGCGGTCATCGGGAAGGTCAGCAAGATCGCAAGCGAAACCAGCGCCTGCGCGGCCATCCAGATATAGGCGCCTTTCACGGACACCTGTCCCGATGGAATTGGTCGTGATCGGGTTCTAGCGACCTTTGCGTCAAATTCGCGATCAGTGATGTCGTTCCACGTGCATCCCGCGCCACGCATCAGGAATGCCCCAATGCCGCATCCTGCGATGATCCAAACGCTAAACGTCGTGAAACTGCCTGTCATGAGGCTCGCCAATGCGACCGCCCACAGACAGGGAACATACAACAGCCATGTCCCAATAGGCCGATCAGCACGCGATAAACGTAGATACCCACGTGTTGGGGAAGGCGCGAAATGGTCGACCCAATTGTCAGCGCTGTCCGCAACGGTCCCGAATTGGGCTTCGCCCTCTGGCGTCTTGTCGATCTCGGTCATAAAGTCCGCCTATGGCATCGAAAGTTCGTCTTTATGTAGATCATCCCCTTGGTGAAGGGCAATTGGTTCCGTTGTCGCGGGATCAAGCCCATTATCTATTCGGGGTGATGCGTATGTCCGCTGGCACAGTCCTGTCGTTGATCAACGGGCGTGATGGTGAATGGGACGCAGAAGTCGCCGAGGCAGGCAAACGCAGCGGCGTGCTGGCCTGCCAGGCGCAGACCAAGCCAATGCAGTATCCCCCTGACCTTTGGCTCTTGTTCGCGCCGATCCGCAAAGAACGCATGTCGTTCATCGTGGAAAAAGCAACCGAACTCGGGGCGGCAAAGATTATGCCGGTGCAAACTGCCTATACGAATAACGGGGACCGCGTGCGGCTTGAGAAACTGCAAGCGCAGGTGGTCGAGGCGACCGAACAATGCGGCGGTACTTTCGTGCCTGAAATGACCGCGCCTGCGAAGTTGAAACAAGTGCTGGCCGGATGGGACGCATCGCGCACGCTTTATTTCTGCGACGAGGCGATGATTGGCGAAACTGCTGGTTTTACCGGACCGCCACCGGAAAATGGTGCCGCTATCCTGATTGGGCCAGAGGGTGGTTTTTCCCCCGAAGAACGCGAAATACTGCGAAATCTGCCATATTCACAGATAATTAGTCTGGGTCCGCGTATATTGCGGGCAGAAACAGCCGCTGTGGCTGCTTTGACGCTTTGGCAGAATGCGATGGGCGATTGGCAATGATCCGTGTAGACGACGGGGATCGGGAAGCCTTGGTCGATTTCATGCTCGCCCACGCGCCAATCCTGATGTTCCCACTGACAAACCTGACCCGCTACGGCATGGGCAGCAGCCATCCACGCGCGATCAGTGCTTGGGTGGCCAAAGATGGCGATAAGATCACGGATGTGTTGACGATCAGCGCAGAAGGGATCGTATTTCCATGTTGCCCGAACGGCGATTGGGCCAGCGTCGCGTCGGTGATCAAAGGACGGCAAATCAAAGGGTTCATTGGCGAAGGCCAACAGGTCGCAGCTGTACGCCACGCGACTGGCCTGACGCGCAAGGCAAACCTTGACGCCACTGAACCGTCGTTTGTTCTGAACATTGCGGATATGGGAATGCCGGATGTTGATGGTTTTTCGCTCCACCCGCTGTCCGCAGCATCACGCGCCTTATTGATCGACTGGCGGGCCCATTATCAAATGGACACGCTAGAGGCTCCAAAAGACGTGGCGCATGATCGGGCGATCAGGGAAATCGACGCCTACCTCGCGGCAGATTCGCACCGCGTTCTGTTTAAAGATGGGGTGCCTGTTTCAATGACAGGCTTCAACGCGCAACTCCCAGAGATCGTGCAAATCGGCGGTGTTTATACGCCACCAGAATTCCGGTCACGCGGTTTTGCGCGGGTGGCTCTTGCGATGCACCTCATGGAAGCGTCTATTGATGGGGTCACAACAGCGGTGTTGTCGGCGGCGAATGATGCTGCGGCACGCGCTTATGTGGCGATTGGATTTGAACGCACCGGCAGTTTTGCCATCGCGATTTACGAGGATGCACAGGTCGCCCATGGCTGATTTCTTTCGACCCGAAGCGAAAGCCACGATCTGGCGGTTTCGCGATGTTTGGGGTGCCTTGCTGGTGTTGGCGCTTGGTGTTTGGTGGTCGATCACCGGCCTCGGGTTTGTGACTTGGCTGGGATATATCATTGCGGCGATTGGTGTGATGCTGTTGGTCGCGGGCATCCAGCGTGGGCGGTTTCGCCAAGGCAGTGATGGCCCAGGGATTGTGCAGATCACCGAACGTAGGTTGGCCTATTTCGGCCCGCTTGATGGCGGTGTCATGGACATCAACGATATGTCGCGGCTGAGCTTTGACCCCACTGGGCATCCCGCCCCTTATTGGGTGCTAACCGGACCAGAGGCGCGCGACATCGCGATTCCAACAACAGCCACAGGGGCCGAAGCCTTGTTTGATGTGTTCTCAGCCTTACCTGACCTAAAGACTGAAAAGCTGTTGGGCGTTCTATCTGATCCACCAGCACAACGTGTTGTGATCTGGCAGAGACCAGTTCATCTCTTGCATTAACCCGCGACTGGGTTCACCAGATAAATCCAGAATATTCCAAGTTGAGAAAGACCAGCAGATGTCCATTCCCCAAACCGGCGGCGGCCTGATCGAAGATCATTCTCAACTGGCAGAAATGCTATCGAAGGGCTGCAAGCCAAAAGAAGACTGGCGTATCGGCACCGAGCACGAGAAATTCGGGTATTGCCAAGACAGTCTGATGCCACTGCCATACGAAGGCGATCGGTCGATCAAGGCGGTGCTGAATGGCCTGAAAACCCGTTACAACTGGGCACCTGTCGAAGAAGGCGGCAACATCATCGGCTTGACCAAAGACGGTGCAAACGTGTCGCTCGAACCGGGTGGCCAGTTGGAACTGTCTGGTGCTCCGCTCGAGACGATTCACCAGACCTGTGACGAAGTGAATACCCACCTTGAAGAAGTGAAATCTGTCGCGGACGAAATTGGCGTGAAGTTCATCGGTCTGGGCGCTGCCCCCGAATGGACGCACGACCAAATGCCGCTGATGCCCAAGGGTCGTTATAAGCTGATGAACGCTTATATGGAAAAGGTTGGCACGCACGGGACCCAGATGATGCGTCGGACCTGTACCGTTCAGGTAAACCTCGATTTCGGGTCTGAAGCCGACATGGTGCAAAAGCTGCGCACATCGTTGGCATTGCAGCCTGTGGCGACTGCGCTTTTTGCGAATTCACCCTTCTTTGAAGGCACGTCGAACGGTCACAAATCGTGGCGTTCGCGCATCTGGCGTAGCTTGGATGACAGCCGCACCGGCATGCTGCCTTGGGTGTTCGAAGACGGCATGGGGTTTGAGCGCTGGGTCGATTGGGTGCTCGATGTGCCGATGTATTTTGTCTACCGCGACGGAAAATACATCGACGCGCTGGGCATGTCGTTCCGCGATTTCCTGAAGGGTGAATTGCCTGCGCTACCCGGTGAAAAGCCGTTGTTGTCCGATTGGGCGGATCATCTGACAACCGTTTTCCCTGAAGCGCGGATCAAACAGTTTATTGAAATGCGCGGCGCGGATGGCGGCCCTTGGCGGCGGTTGTGCGCCTTGCCCGCGTTCTGGGTTGGCATGATGTACGACCAGACGGCTTTGGATGCCGCGTGGGACTTGTGCAAAGACTGGACCGCTGAGCAGCGCGAAGCGTTGCGGTTTGCTGCATCCATTGATGGTCTGCAGGCCAAGGTCGACGGCATCAATATGCATGATCTGGCGCGCGAAGTGGTAGCGATTTCACATGCTGGCCTGAAAGCACGGGCGAAACCCGGTGCGGGCGGTATGGTCGCGGACGAAACCCATTTCCTGAACGCGCTGCATGAAACCATCGAGACAGGCAAAACGCCTGCGGATGAATTGCTGGATCACTACAATGGCGACTGGAACGGTGATCTGAAAAAGATCTACAGCGATTTTTCCTACTAAGCGCTGGTTTAAAGACAAACGTTGAACATTTGCGATCCTGTCCGGCTTTGCCAGACATATTCATCCGCCACTTTAGGCGGCCATTGGATGCTAAGCCACGCGTTCGGCGCGGCGCATGATCAACGTTTGTCTTACGTCACATTTGAACGATTCGCCCTAACACGTGGTTAACGCGAACCGTCATTCTCTTAAGCAAGCGGGTCAGGACCGAACCGGTTTGGTCCTTCGGTGCCTTTGAGGCAGAAAATGATGATCAAGGCGATGGCGCCGACCGCGGGAATAAAGGCGATCAGGTACCACCAGCCGACCATGTCGCGGTCGTGCAGGCGACGCACGCCAACCGCAATGCTAGGTAAAAGGATCGCAAGCGAACCGATTGCATTCAAAATCCCAAACGTGCCCAACATCGCATCCAACGCAGTTGTGACCAGCCCAAGGACGAAGGCAAACAGTGCGAACCACCACAGTTCTGAACGACGGGCGCGACCCGTAAAGTCGGCGTATTTATTGAAGCACGTTTTGACGGAAGTTTGGAAATCCATGAGAAATGGCCTTTGTCGGTGAGAAATGAAATGTTTAATGATGTGTGAAGAGTAACGAGACCTGCGTGCCTGACGCAAGGTCCGGTTTTCCGCACCGTGTGCTGCCGCCGCCACCGGTTTCAGTCCTAGGAAAGGGGCACTTTGTCGTTTCTACTGAACCCTCGTTGGATCATGATCATTCTACTGGCTTTGCCGGTGACCGGGATCACTGCATTACACCCTCAGGCGGGAAGCGCCTTTGTTATGGGAGCGTGGGCTGGTGTGCTTTTCGCCGGCCCGCCGATCTTTTTCATCGCTTGGGTGCTGCGCATACAAAGCCTTGCAGACACGCTGCGCCCGTTAATGCACCTTCCAATCCTGATCGCGTTGACGATCGCGCTGTTATATTACGCGGGCGTCGATTTTGGGCCGCTCGGTGTTTTTGGCGGTGTCGGGGCGGCTGCATGGTGGATCAGGCGGAAGGTGTCATTCGGCCTTCTTTGATCCGATCTTGGTTTCTGTCCCTGCCCGCAGACGGCCAATGTTGGCGCTGTGGCGGAGGTAGACCAGCACGGCGAGGACCAGCAGCAATACAATCAATGGACCGTATCCGAAGAAAATGGCGAAGGCGGGTGCAAACCCGGCGGCCAGCAAAGCGGCCAGCGACGAAAACCGGAACACGGCTGCGACGACTAGCCAAGTCAGACAGCATGCCAGCCCAATCGGCCATGCCAATGCCCACATCATCCCGAGATGGGTAGCGACACCTTTACCGCCTTTAAAGCCCAACCAGACAGGAAAACAATGGCCCAGAAACGCGGCCAGTGCTGCGATTTGCACCGCATCTTCGCCCGCGAAGGCCCGTGCGAGCAGAACGGCGACCGCCCCTTTGCCTGCATCAAAGATCAGCGTCAGCGCGGCCGCTTTTTTGTTGCCGGTCCGCAAAACATTGGTCGCCCCGATGTTGCCGGACCCGATTTCGCGCAGATTGCCAAGGTTCAGTGCCTTCGCGATGATCATGCCGTAGGGCACGGACCCCAGCAGATATCCGATCGCAGCCCAAAGCAGCAGACCGCCCATTCCTGTCGTCAATTCTGGCATGATTATTCCCCCGCCACGCGATTGCCTGCGGCCCACGTTCCCAAAACGCGGCCTTGCATTCGTGCGCCATCAAACGGCGTATTTTTGGATTTTGACTGTAGCGTTTCGCGGTTCAGCACGAATGGCGCATCTGCATCGAACAAGACCAGATCGGCAGGCGCACCTTCCATCATGCGTCCGCTTTCCAAACCCAGCAGACGTGACGGGTTCAGAGAAAGTGCTCTGAACAAGCGTGGCAGGTCGATTTGGTCTTCGTGGTATAGGCGTAGTGCGGCAGGCAGCAACGTTTCTAGTCCAACCGCCCCGCTTGCCGCTTCTTCATATGGCAAGCGTTTGCTTTCTTCGTCTTGTGGTGTGTGCATCGAACTGATGATGTCGATCAGGCCATCCGCGACCGCTTGGACGACCGCGACCCGATCTTCTTCGGACCGCAACGGCGGTTTGACCTTAAAGAACGTCCGGTAGTCCGCGACATCCAATTCGTTTA
The Rhodobacteraceae bacterium S2214 genome window above contains:
- the ubiA gene encoding 4-hydroxybenzoate octaprenyltransferase, with translation MTEIDKTPEGEAQFGTVADSADNWVDHFAPSPTRGYLRLSRADRPIGTWLLYVPCLWAVALASLMTGSFTTFSVWIIAGCGIGAFLMRGAGCTWNDITDREFDAKVARTRSRPIPSGQVSVKGAYIWMAAQALVSLAILLTFPMTAIGLGFLSIIPVAIYPFAKRFTWWPQVFLGLAFNWGALLAWAASTGSLGWPAVVLYVAGISWTLFYDTIYAHQDTEDDALIGVKSTARLFGDNTRTWLRYFLIGTVLLLGLAVVIATIDRSFLSLVVALGGPWAMGWHLMWQLGRFDPDDNDRLLMLFRSNRNAGLIPLVFFAVAFFL
- a CDS encoding 16S rRNA (uracil(1498)-N(3))-methyltransferase, whose amino-acid sequence is MASKVRLYVDHPLGEGQLVPLSRDQAHYLFGVMRMSAGTVLSLINGRDGEWDAEVAEAGKRSGVLACQAQTKPMQYPPDLWLLFAPIRKERMSFIVEKATELGAAKIMPVQTAYTNNGDRVRLEKLQAQVVEATEQCGGTFVPEMTAPAKLKQVLAGWDASRTLYFCDEAMIGETAGFTGPPPENGAAILIGPEGGFSPEEREILRNLPYSQIISLGPRILRAETAAVAALTLWQNAMGDWQ
- a CDS encoding GNAT family N-acetyltransferase, which gives rise to MIRVDDGDREALVDFMLAHAPILMFPLTNLTRYGMGSSHPRAISAWVAKDGDKITDVLTISAEGIVFPCCPNGDWASVASVIKGRQIKGFIGEGQQVAAVRHATGLTRKANLDATEPSFVLNIADMGMPDVDGFSLHPLSAASRALLIDWRAHYQMDTLEAPKDVAHDRAIREIDAYLAADSHRVLFKDGVPVSMTGFNAQLPEIVQIGGVYTPPEFRSRGFARVALAMHLMEASIDGVTTAVLSAANDAAARAYVAIGFERTGSFAIAIYEDAQVAHG
- a CDS encoding glutamate--cysteine ligase, whose protein sequence is MSIPQTGGGLIEDHSQLAEMLSKGCKPKEDWRIGTEHEKFGYCQDSLMPLPYEGDRSIKAVLNGLKTRYNWAPVEEGGNIIGLTKDGANVSLEPGGQLELSGAPLETIHQTCDEVNTHLEEVKSVADEIGVKFIGLGAAPEWTHDQMPLMPKGRYKLMNAYMEKVGTHGTQMMRRTCTVQVNLDFGSEADMVQKLRTSLALQPVATALFANSPFFEGTSNGHKSWRSRIWRSLDDSRTGMLPWVFEDGMGFERWVDWVLDVPMYFVYRDGKYIDALGMSFRDFLKGELPALPGEKPLLSDWADHLTTVFPEARIKQFIEMRGADGGPWRRLCALPAFWVGMMYDQTALDAAWDLCKDWTAEQREALRFAASIDGLQAKVDGINMHDLAREVVAISHAGLKARAKPGAGGMVADETHFLNALHETIETGKTPADELLDHYNGDWNGDLKKIYSDFSY
- a CDS encoding DUF805 domain-containing protein produces the protein MDFQTSVKTCFNKYADFTGRARRSELWWFALFAFVLGLVTTALDAMLGTFGILNAIGSLAILLPSIAVGVRRLHDRDMVGWWYLIAFIPAVGAIALIIIFCLKGTEGPNRFGPDPLA
- the plsY gene encoding glycerol-3-phosphate 1-O-acyltransferase PlsY, with amino-acid sequence MPELTTGMGGLLLWAAIGYLLGSVPYGMIIAKALNLGNLREIGSGNIGATNVLRTGNKKAAALTLIFDAGKGAVAVLLARAFAGEDAVQIAALAAFLGHCFPVWLGFKGGKGVATHLGMMWALAWPIGLACCLTWLVVAAVFRFSSLAALLAAGFAPAFAIFFGYGPLIVLLLVLAVLVYLRHSANIGRLRAGTETKIGSKKAE